The Athalia rosae chromosome 7, iyAthRosa1.1, whole genome shotgun sequence genome window below encodes:
- the LOC105690692 gene encoding putative riboflavin kinase, with the protein MSGKGLPHFAVGRIVKGFGRGSKELGIPTANYSPDVVENLPKNVDTGVYFGWASIDRGDVHKMVMSIGWNPFYQNSQKSMETHIMHKFPGDLYGAELRVVIVGFLRPEVNFDSLEDLIKGINGDIENAEKLLENADLAAYRTHKFFTEPIDPAQLTS; encoded by the exons ATGTCTGGAAAAGGTCTACCACATTTTGCTGTTGGTCGTATAGTAAAAGGCTTTGGACGTGGTTCTAAAGAATTAGGAATTCCTACTG CAAATTATTCACCAGATGTTGtggaaaatcttccgaaaaatGTAGATACTGGGGTTTATTTCGGGTGGGCCTCAATCGACAGAGGTGATGTTCATAAAATGGTCATGAGCATAGGGTGGAATCCCTTCTATCAAAACTCCCAGAAATCTATG gaaACGCATATAATGCATAAATTTCCTGGTGACTTGTATGGCGCAGAGTTAAGAGTTGTGATTGTTGGATTTTTAAGACCCGAAGTCAACTTTGATTCCCTTG aGGATCTAATCAAGGGCATAAATGGGGACATTGAAAACGCGGAAAAGCTCCTTGAGAACGCAGATTTGGCTGCCTATAGAACgcacaaattttttacagaGCCAATCGATCCCGCACAGTtgacaagttga
- the LOC105690683 gene encoding ATP-dependent RNA helicase dbp4-like, which translates to MLRQMAHQVDSKSRTNDIKISEDVTFFQMGLSSKVFDGLTNSGFQRPSPIQLKAIPLGRCGFDLIMRAKSGTGKTAVFGIIALEMLDLQVKGIQVLILAPTREIALQVSEVLTTIGSQLTGLKVESFIGGLSIEDDRKRVNHCHIAVGAPGRVRHLMDKGILKINSVRLFVLDEADKLMETSFQKDINYIFSKLPVNKQVISSSATYPGDLENFLGKYMRSPVLTSPNNDGPVLIGLRQFVVVVKHHPNAMRQVQIKVEELLKIFTKIPFKQSIIFSNYQSRAQSVCSKINAMGFSAIYIVGNQLMQKRIEGFKKLKDFKCRIMVTTDLTARGIDAENVNLVINLDVPLDGATYLHRIGRAGRYGSHGIAVTIVSEDEIENFRELLASVGGTEFSILKLPQNYPDDIWNENDCVFERIHAKSDKDDKETEIINDSVAKSQHGIPLIPKNVSHIETSSLPAANIEVTETGATSNSLWTNSRYTRNSIKLDSLFKIEETLGFDDQKTIDSQFRAKQTITDLKEESSQVHKFKAKASGTENPSTMQKLNKDITFQVNLSGLSEENDDCNLAQEAVVECLRSGPRKMSEVKEVLKTQEDRVPDKFNAESMIELLENAFEQLQTQNNINRETDVEKTLKLQDILRDLKNLLSSGKSEDSINFDKVYLTLKEVSRWRERLDFEIGWLKAALDIPHGWASNKWHRLVYKEHYSAMMTFLEMQKQALLLVYPDIQTEDDDCPPVPIEIFREVDEFAKTHRIVRKHLNTYFPYPTCLEETLPQLVFTNEQIENYKIAVQYLQSDPNPAHVMMKVKSAAAFLNNREKYDKEFTRFIQGKISYSQLITFLESERVEKTDKMKVRDEEKNINDSNFATENFNSSSSDSPETEISDDLRPCMAKPEIPNEIISDTPAEKKTENLAQVDSEYSSSDSSEVESNHSDNTSIASSKSLEEETEFYSCALKDTKSSQRRKFVPIQTNNFTYDDQPRDFGGRGDHRIFKPVANENRNKGYSKLESGRRSDDKISDNVMQELDRWFEELRSRTNQIHMEEYCRGMLKYNY; encoded by the exons ATGTTACGTCAAATGGCGCACCAAGTAGATTCAAAATCTCGGACGAATGACATAAAAATCAGTGAAGATGTTACGTTTTTTCAAATGGGTCTAAGttcaaaagtttttgatgGTTTGACAAACTCTGGCTTCCAAAGACCCTCCCCGATTCAGCTAAAGGCAATACCACTTGGACGTTGTGGATTCG ATCTAATAATGCGAGCAAAATCCGGAACTGGTAAGACGGCAGTGTTTGGGATCATTGCTCTGGAGATGCTAGATTTGCAGGTGAAAGGCATACAAGTTCTGATCCTGGCACCAACAAGAGAAATAGCATTACAGGTGTCTGAAGTCTTGACTACCATTGGCTCTCAATTAACAG GGTTGAAAGTGGAGTCTTTCATTGGCGGATTATCCATTGAAGATGATCGAAAACGTGTCAACCATTGTCACATCGCAGTTGGTGCACCTGGGAGAGTAAGACATTTGATGGACAAGGGGATTTTAAAAATCAACAGTGTTAGATTATTTGTTTTAGATGAAGCTGACAAATTAATGGAGACCAGTTTTCAAAAAGACAtaaa TTATATATTCTCAAAGCTTCCAGTGAACAAGCAAGTCATATCTTCAAGTGCTACTTATCCCGgtgatttggagaattttcttGGAAAATATATGCGCTCACCGGTTTTGACATCTCCAAACAATGATGGGCCAGTTCTTATTGGCCTGCGGCAATTTGTTGTCGTAGTTAAGCATCATCCGAATGCTATGAGACAG GTCCAAATCAAGGTAGAGGAGCtacttaaaattttcaccaaaatACCGTTCAAGCAGAGCATTATATTTTCCAATTATCAATCCAG agCACAGTCGGTGTGTAGCAAGATAAATGCGATGGGTTTTTCTGCAATATACATTGTGGGGAACCAGCTAATGCAGAAACGAATAGAaggattcaaaaaattgaaggatttTAAATGCAGAATAATGGTAACAACAGATCTAACAGCAAGAGGAATTGACGCCGAAAATGTGAACCTAGTCATTAACTTAGATGTGCCCCTAGACGGTGCAACATACCTGCATAGAATTGGCAGAGCTGGAAGATACGGATCTCATGGAATTGCTGTGACTATTGTTTCTGAAGATGAGATTGAAAACTTTAGGGAATTGTTAGCTTCTGTTGGTGGAacagaattttctattctgaAACTTCCTCAGAACTACCCTGATGATAtttggaatgaaaatgacTGTGTTTTTGAGAGAATTCATGCTAAAAGTGACAAGGATGATAAAGAAACCGAAATTATTAATGATAGTGTCGCTAAATCCCAACATGGTATTCCATTGATCCCAAAAAATGTGTCTCACATCGAAACTAGTTCTTTACCCGCAGCTAATATAGAAGTCACTGAGACTGGGGCTACATCGAATAGTCTTTGGACGAATTCGAGATATACCAGGAACTCTATCAAATTGGATTCTCtatttaaaattgaagaaactttAGGTTTCGATGATCAGAAAACTATTGACTCCCAGTTTAGGGCAAAACAGACTATAACGGATCTGAAAGAGGAGTCAAGTCAAGTGCACAAATTTAAAGCAAAGGCGAGTGGCACAGAGAACCCTTCAACAAtgcaaaaattgaacaaagatATTACGTTTCAAGTAAATCTTTCTGGTTTGTCTGAGGAAAATGACGATTGCAACTTAGCACAGGAGGCTGTTGTTGAATGCTTAAGATCAGGACCTCGGAAAATGTCAGAAGTAAAAGAAGTGCTAAAAACGCAAGAAGACAGAGTTCCTGATAAATTTAATGCCGAAAGCATGATAGAGCTACTAGAAAATGCTTTTGAACAATTGCAAACACAGAATAATATAAACAGAGAAACGGATGTGGAAAAAACATTAAAGCTGCAGGATATCCTGcgagatttgaaaaacttgcTCTCTAGCGGGAAAAGCGAGGATTctataaattttgataaagtTTATTTAACACTCAAAGAGGTAAGTCGGTGGAGAGAGCGACTCGATTTTGAAATTGGCTGGTTGAAAGCAGCCTTGGATATTCCTCACGGTTGGGCATCAAATAAGTGGCACCGACTTGTATATAAAGAGCATTACTCTGCCATGATGACTTTTCTAGAAATGCAAAAGCAGGCACTTTTATTGGTATACCCTGATATTCAAACTGAAGACGACGACTGTCCTCCTGTGCCGATAGAGATATTCCGAGAGGTTGATGAGTTTGCCAAAACGCATCGAATAGTCAGAAAACACCTGAATACGTATTTTCCTTATCCAACGTGTCTTGAGGAGACCCTACCACAACTAGTGTTTACTAACGAACAAATCGAGAACTATAAGATCGCGGTGCAATATCTGCAGTCTGATCCAAATCCCGCGCATGTTATGATGAAAGTTAAATCAGCTGCAGCATTTTTGAACaatagagaaaaatacgaTAAGGAATTCACGCGCTTTATTCAAGGAAAAATCTCGTATTCTCAGCTTATCACTTTCCTCGAGAgtgaaagggttgaaaaaacagATAAAATGAAGGTccgcgacgaagaaaaaaatataaatgattcTAACTTCGCAACCGAAAACTTTAATTCGTCTAGTAGCGACTCTCCCGAGACAGAGATTTCCGATGACCTTAGACCGTGCATGGCGAAGCCCGAAATTCCAAATGAAATAATCAGCGATACCCCcgctgagaaaaaaaccgaaaacctAGCACAGGTTGATTCGGAATATTCTAGCAGCGATTCCTCAGAGGTTGAATCGAACCATTCTGATAATACATCGATAGCAAGTTCAAAAAGTCTGGAAGAAGAGACCGAGTTTTATAGCTGTGCCTTGAAGGATACGAAATCATCGCAGCGACGAAAATTTGTACCGATTCAAACAAACAATTTTACATACGATGATCAGCCCAGAGATTTCGGAGGTAGAGGGGATCATAGGATTTTCAAACCAGTTGCTAATGAAAATCGTAATAAAGGGTATTCGAAATTGGAATCAGGAAGAAGATCTGACGATAAAATTAGTGATAATGTCATGCAAGAGCTTGATAGATGGTTTGAGGAACTCAGATCGCGGACAAACCAGATTCATATGGAAGAATATTGCAGAGGAATGTTAAAGTACAATTATTGA